In the bacterium genome, one interval contains:
- a CDS encoding glycosyltransferase family 9 protein: RIVREFPAQVILMGGPSDQEDAQMVARRTTVAMLGKNLFDLTGKFPDLRTFMAMASECALFVGNDSGPGHIAAALGVPFVCTFSGTNHPAEWGPRGERVVLIRKKIDCEGCGLTLCDHHSCMAGLDADPVYQAVKKCVLA, from the coding sequence CGAATCGTCCGCGAATTTCCGGCGCAGGTGATCCTGATGGGCGGGCCCTCCGATCAGGAGGATGCGCAGATGGTCGCGCGGCGCACGACGGTCGCCATGCTCGGAAAAAATCTTTTCGACCTGACGGGAAAGTTCCCCGATTTGCGCACCTTCATGGCGATGGCGAGCGAGTGTGCGCTTTTTGTGGGGAACGATTCGGGCCCGGGCCATATCGCGGCGGCGCTGGGGGTTCCCTTCGTGTGCACGTTCAGCGGGACGAACCATCCCGCCGAGTGGGGGCCGCGGGGGGAGCGCGTCGTTTTGATACGGAAGAAAATCGACTGCGAAGGATGCGGCCTCACGCTCTGCGATCACCACTCGTGCATGGCGGGGCTGGATGCCGACCCGGTTTACCAGGCGGTGAAAAAATGCGTATTGGCATAG
- a CDS encoding glycosyltransferase family 1 protein: protein MRIGIDARMISMSGIGTYLRNLTGGLAQIGGRHKFVLLLRHSDRGDLPALSSNFTIEEVEAAPYSLAEQFQVMRAVSRLKLDLIHHPHYAAPLFGGTPMVATIHDLIHQIFPEHCPSRLAWRMSWLLARRTASRARLILTVSEHSRRDILTHLGVPPEKVRLTYNCLPLGWGEGEPALPLPVLALGERPYFLHVGNHKIHKNLSLLLEAFSRLAPREKGIRLVLTGERGELEADLSRLHLEGDEVVFLGDLPNSALADVYRKAVALVFPSQYEGFGYPPLEAMGCGTPPIVSDAASLPEVVGDAGLIVPVGEVAPLAEAMERILSDVELRRRLSERAAERVRAFSWRNLAEKTLKAYEDAADIPG, encoded by the coding sequence ATGCGTATTGGCATAGATGCCCGGATGATCTCGATGAGCGGGATCGGGACCTACCTGCGGAACCTGACGGGGGGGCTGGCGCAGATCGGGGGGCGCCACAAATTTGTGCTGCTCCTTCGGCACTCCGATCGCGGCGATCTGCCCGCGCTCAGTTCGAACTTCACCATCGAGGAGGTGGAGGCGGCGCCCTACTCGCTGGCCGAGCAGTTTCAGGTCATGCGGGCCGTCTCCCGCCTGAAGCTCGACTTGATCCATCATCCCCATTATGCGGCCCCGCTCTTCGGGGGAACGCCCATGGTGGCGACGATCCACGATCTGATTCACCAGATTTTCCCCGAACACTGTCCCTCCCGCCTGGCCTGGCGGATGTCGTGGCTGCTGGCGCGGCGGACGGCGAGCCGGGCGCGGCTGATCCTCACCGTCTCCGAGCACTCCCGCAGGGATATCCTGACGCATCTGGGGGTGCCGCCGGAAAAAGTCCGGCTGACCTACAACTGCCTCCCGCTCGGCTGGGGAGAGGGGGAGCCGGCGCTGCCCCTTCCCGTTCTGGCGCTGGGCGAGAGGCCCTATTTCCTGCACGTGGGCAATCACAAAATACACAAAAATCTTTCTCTTTTACTCGAGGCATTCTCGCGGCTTGCGCCCCGGGAGAAGGGAATCCGCCTGGTCCTCACGGGCGAGCGCGGGGAGCTGGAGGCGGATTTGTCCCGGCTTCACCTGGAGGGGGACGAGGTGGTTTTTCTCGGCGATCTGCCGAACTCGGCGCTCGCCGATGTCTACCGCAAGGCGGTCGCCCTCGTGTTCCCCTCGCAGTACGAGGGCTTCGGCTACCCGCCGCTGGAGGCAATGGGCTGCGGCACCCCGCCCATCGTTTCGGATGCGGCCTCGCTTCCCGAGGTGGTCGGGGATGCCGGCCTTATCGTCCCGGTCGGAGAGGTGGCGCCCCTCGCGGAGGCCATGGAGCGGATATTGTCGGATGTGGAGCTGCGCCGGCGGCTCTCCGAGCGGGCGGCGGAGCGCGTCCGCGCGTTCTCGTGGCGAAACCTGGCCGAGAAAACGCTCAAGGCCTACGAAGATGCGGCGGATATCCCGGGATGA
- a CDS encoding class I SAM-dependent methyltransferase: protein MRASGDMSSSRVRREREFHEAQSARRAGEISGEALRFEDRTWLDHEDWVRDTFDVLGDVRDKWVLDYGAGEGWSSVILARRGAKVAAFDIAHGNALMASRRAAANGVGDRVALQEMAGERLGYRSGVFQAVYGNAVLHHVDLEAAGRELLRVLRPGGVAVFSEPWGGNPVLEFVRRHVPYRGKDRTPDERPLRVEDVEKLRALFPTLEIRPYQLLSMIRRQFPWRPLIRALEAADGRLLKLFPSLWRYCRYVVLVLRTERT from the coding sequence ATGAGGGCCTCGGGCGATATGTCCTCGAGCCGTGTAAGGCGGGAGCGGGAATTTCACGAGGCGCAAAGCGCGCGCCGGGCCGGGGAGATCTCCGGCGAGGCGCTGCGCTTCGAGGATCGGACCTGGCTGGATCATGAAGATTGGGTCCGCGATACTTTCGATGTGCTGGGAGATGTGCGGGACAAGTGGGTGCTGGACTATGGCGCGGGCGAGGGCTGGAGCTCGGTGATCCTCGCGCGGCGGGGGGCAAAGGTGGCGGCTTTCGACATTGCGCACGGAAACGCGCTGATGGCCTCCCGGCGCGCCGCGGCGAACGGGGTCGGGGACCGCGTCGCGCTCCAGGAGATGGCGGGCGAGCGGCTGGGTTACCGGAGCGGTGTTTTTCAAGCCGTCTACGGGAACGCCGTTCTCCATCATGTGGACCTCGAAGCGGCGGGGCGGGAACTCCTCCGGGTGCTGCGCCCCGGCGGGGTGGCGGTCTTCAGCGAACCCTGGGGGGGAAATCCCGTCCTCGAGTTCGTGCGCCGGCACGTACCCTACCGGGGGAAGGACCGGACGCCCGACGAGCGCCCCCTCCGGGTCGAGGATGTGGAGAAGCTTCGCGCCCTGTTTCCCACGCTCGAGATCAGGCCCTATCAGCTTCTCTCCATGATCCGGCGGCAGTTTCCGTGGCGGCCCTTGATTCGCGCCCTCGAGGCGGCGGATGGGCGGCTGCTCAAGCTTTTTCCTTCCCTCTGGCGGTATTGCCGCTATGTGGTCCTGGTGCTGCGGACGGAACGAACCTGA
- a CDS encoding glycosyltransferase — protein MRVAIVHDWLTGMRGGEKCLEVFCEIYPEADIFTLLHLKGSVSPLIERHRIITSPMQHFPRVERYYRHMLPLMPWFIRMLDLRGYDFVLSSSHCVAKGVRLDPDVFHLCYCYTPMRYAWSAYEDYFGGDRVGAPLRWILPWVMEYLRRWDNESNRGVYEFVGISYAVADRIRRFYQRDADVLYPPVDTDRFRPRGAPGDYYLMVSAFAPYKRVDLAVEAFNRLGRPLKIVGTGQDFERVRRMGKSNIEFLGWQDDATLAELYPGCRAFIFPGEEDFGITPLEAQACGRPVIAYGAGGALETVRALNQEDFSPPPGFASWSQGGEGAPTGVFFDRAGPDALADAVRCFEANEEKFLPEAARQQAEKFGKARFREAARRRFAEGRAAHKRRLAAIQE, from the coding sequence ATGCGGGTGGCGATCGTACATGACTGGCTCACGGGGATGCGGGGCGGGGAGAAATGCCTCGAGGTCTTTTGCGAGATCTACCCCGAGGCGGATATCTTCACGCTGCTCCATCTGAAGGGGTCGGTTTCGCCGCTGATCGAGCGCCACCGCATCATCACCAGCCCGATGCAGCATTTTCCCCGGGTGGAGCGGTACTACCGCCACATGCTGCCGCTGATGCCCTGGTTCATTCGGATGCTCGATCTCCGGGGCTATGACTTTGTCCTCTCGAGCAGCCACTGCGTGGCGAAGGGTGTCCGCCTCGATCCCGATGTTTTTCACCTCTGTTACTGCTACACCCCGATGCGCTACGCATGGAGCGCCTATGAGGATTACTTCGGCGGCGATCGGGTCGGGGCGCCGCTCCGATGGATTCTCCCGTGGGTGATGGAATACCTCCGGCGGTGGGACAACGAGTCGAACCGGGGGGTATATGAATTCGTGGGTATCAGCTACGCGGTGGCCGATCGCATCCGGCGCTTCTATCAGCGGGATGCCGACGTGCTCTACCCGCCGGTGGACACGGATCGCTTCCGCCCCCGCGGCGCGCCGGGCGATTACTATCTGATGGTGTCGGCGTTTGCCCCCTACAAAAGGGTGGACCTGGCGGTGGAGGCCTTCAACCGGCTCGGCCGGCCGCTCAAGATCGTCGGAACCGGCCAGGACTTCGAACGGGTGCGGCGGATGGGGAAATCCAACATCGAATTCCTCGGCTGGCAGGATGACGCCACCCTCGCCGAGCTTTACCCGGGCTGCCGGGCGTTCATCTTTCCGGGAGAGGAGGATTTCGGCATCACCCCGCTCGAGGCCCAGGCCTGCGGGCGGCCGGTCATCGCCTACGGTGCGGGGGGGGCGCTCGAGACGGTCCGCGCCCTCAACCAGGAGGATTTTTCCCCGCCGCCGGGCTTCGCCTCCTGGTCGCAGGGGGGTGAGGGGGCGCCGACGGGGGTATTCTTCGATCGGGCCGGCCCGGACGCACTCGCCGATGCCGTCCGCTGCTTCGAGGCGAACGAGGAGAAGTTTCTCCCCGAGGCGGCCCGCCAGCAGGCGGAGAAGTTCGGAAAAGCGCGGTTCCGCGAGGCGGCCCGGCGCCGCTTCGCCGAGGGACGGGCGGCCCACAAGCGGCGGCTGGCCGCGATCCAGGAATAG